In Flavobacterium sp. CBA20B-1, one DNA window encodes the following:
- a CDS encoding efflux RND transporter permease subunit: MQKFVQNIVTFSLKNTSFVLFGVLALLFGGIFALKQTPIEAFPDVTNTRARIITQWPGRSAEEMEKLVTLPVSKVMNSIPHKSNIRSISLFGLSVVTVQFEDGVDDFYAQQYVSNKLAGVDLPEGADAEIEPPSGATGEIFRYIIKSKLPLKEVTAIQDWVIERELLSVPGVADVVSFGGEKKSFEIKINPTELKNFDLSPLDVYEAVSKSNVNVGGDVIEQGNQAYVVRGVGLLDKIEDIENITIKLNGSTPILIKNVADVVVSHKPRLGQVGYNEQDDVVQGIVIMLRGENPSEVIENLKEKITELNERTLPDDVTIETVVDRTKLVDNTVKTVSKNLVEGVLLVSLIVFVFLYNWKSTVIVASVIPLSFLFAIIMLKIQGLPANLISMGSLDFGLLLEGTLVIVETVFVALATLSHKVGPERFAKMSKMGVIKKSAGSVASYIFFALIILIVALLPIFSFQKVEGKMFSPLAFTLGYALLGSLILSLTYVPAMCKLLFTKNIEEKENFITRFFQKTVFGLYSTAFKYKKATLGIFLTILGVCVFKFMNYGSEFLPKLNEGAIYIRATLPNSVNLKESTRITKEMKQLMQKDCEEIDFILTQTGRPNDGTDPTGFFNIEFNIQLKDAADWTRKVSKEDIIQELRTKLNRYPGITFGFSQPIQDNVEEYVAGVKSSLVIKIFGDDLYDLEKYANKVAASIAKVSGITDINVYKNIGLPELRIQLHDSKMARYGIQTADVQAVVEMTIGGQAATQFYEGDRKFDVILRFQEAYRDSPEKIANILIPTSNGHNVPLQEIATIGYKTGPAFIYREGNSRYIGVGFSIEGRDLGSTIDEAKKIVAKEVKLPKENYTEWAGEFESKERATKQLALVVPVSLVLILLLLYTNFGNLKDTAIASLTLPFAFIGGFISLWLTGTVFGISAGIGFIILFGVATIDGIVLIGVISENLKQRMKLKEAIASGVKNRIRPVVMIALMGSMGLLPAALSTGMGSEIQKPLAIMIVGGLIVCLILSFSILPIVFYYAYRKQKE; encoded by the coding sequence ATGCAGAAATTTGTACAGAACATCGTAACCTTTTCCTTAAAAAACACCTCTTTTGTGCTTTTTGGGGTACTGGCTTTGCTTTTTGGAGGAATCTTCGCACTGAAACAAACGCCCATTGAGGCGTTTCCTGATGTAACCAACACCAGAGCCCGAATCATTACCCAATGGCCAGGCCGCAGTGCCGAGGAAATGGAAAAACTAGTTACGCTTCCCGTTTCTAAGGTAATGAACAGTATTCCGCATAAATCAAACATTCGCTCTATTTCGCTTTTTGGACTTTCGGTGGTTACCGTGCAGTTTGAAGACGGTGTAGATGACTTTTATGCACAGCAATATGTATCAAACAAACTGGCAGGCGTGGATTTGCCTGAAGGCGCCGATGCTGAAATTGAACCACCTTCAGGAGCCACAGGTGAAATATTTCGCTATATCATAAAAAGTAAACTTCCGCTGAAAGAAGTAACTGCTATTCAAGATTGGGTTATTGAACGCGAACTGCTTTCTGTTCCCGGCGTTGCAGACGTGGTGAGTTTTGGTGGGGAAAAAAAATCGTTTGAAATAAAAATAAATCCTACGGAGTTGAAGAATTTCGATTTGTCGCCGTTAGATGTTTACGAAGCCGTTTCAAAATCAAACGTAAATGTAGGTGGTGATGTTATTGAACAAGGAAATCAAGCGTATGTGGTTCGTGGTGTGGGTTTATTGGATAAAATTGAGGATATAGAAAATATCACCATAAAACTCAATGGATCTACCCCTATTCTTATAAAAAATGTGGCAGATGTGGTAGTATCACACAAACCACGCTTAGGACAAGTAGGATACAATGAGCAAGATGATGTGGTGCAAGGTATTGTGATTATGCTTCGTGGCGAAAATCCGTCGGAAGTTATTGAAAATCTAAAAGAAAAAATTACCGAATTAAACGAACGTACCTTACCAGACGATGTAACAATCGAAACCGTAGTAGATCGCACCAAATTGGTTGATAATACCGTAAAAACCGTATCAAAAAACTTGGTTGAAGGCGTGCTTTTGGTATCGTTAATCGTTTTTGTGTTTCTTTACAACTGGAAATCTACTGTAATTGTAGCATCGGTTATTCCGCTATCGTTTCTGTTCGCGATCATCATGCTGAAAATACAAGGCTTGCCCGCCAACCTCATCTCCATGGGTTCGCTCGATTTTGGTCTGTTGCTCGAAGGAACGCTCGTAATTGTTGAAACCGTATTCGTTGCCCTCGCCACGCTGTCGCACAAAGTGGGCCCAGAACGTTTCGCAAAAATGAGCAAAATGGGCGTTATTAAGAAAAGTGCTGGTAGTGTAGCATCTTATATCTTTTTTGCATTAATCATTTTAATTGTGGCATTGCTGCCTATCTTTTCATTCCAAAAGGTAGAGGGTAAAATGTTCTCGCCGTTGGCGTTTACATTGGGTTATGCTTTGTTGGGTTCGTTAATTTTGAGTTTAACCTACGTGCCGGCAATGTGCAAACTGTTATTCACTAAAAACATAGAAGAAAAAGAGAATTTCATTACCCGTTTTTTTCAGAAAACAGTTTTTGGTTTATACAGTACTGCTTTTAAATATAAAAAAGCCACTTTAGGAATTTTCTTGACAATTTTAGGCGTTTGTGTGTTCAAATTCATGAACTATGGTTCTGAATTTTTACCGAAATTAAACGAGGGTGCAATCTATATTCGTGCTACCCTTCCGAATAGCGTGAATTTGAAAGAATCGACTCGCATCACCAAAGAAATGAAACAATTGATGCAGAAAGATTGTGAGGAAATCGATTTTATTCTAACACAAACCGGACGACCGAACGATGGAACCGATCCTACGGGATTTTTCAACATTGAATTCAATATTCAGCTAAAAGACGCAGCCGATTGGACACGAAAGGTTTCTAAAGAAGACATTATTCAGGAGCTTCGAACCAAATTGAACCGATACCCAGGGATTACCTTTGGATTTAGTCAACCCATTCAAGACAATGTGGAAGAATATGTTGCCGGCGTGAAAAGTTCGCTAGTCATAAAGATTTTTGGTGATGATTTATACGATCTCGAAAAATATGCTAATAAAGTGGCAGCTTCTATTGCAAAAGTGAGCGGTATCACAGATATCAACGTGTATAAAAACATTGGTTTGCCGGAATTGCGCATTCAACTCCACGATTCCAAAATGGCTCGATACGGCATTCAAACCGCCGATGTTCAGGCTGTAGTTGAAATGACGATTGGCGGACAAGCTGCTACCCAATTTTACGAAGGCGACCGCAAGTTTGATGTAATTTTACGTTTTCAGGAAGCTTATAGAGATTCTCCTGAAAAAATTGCAAATATCTTAATACCAACAAGCAACGGACACAACGTTCCTTTACAAGAAATTGCTACGATTGGCTATAAAACCGGACCCGCATTTATTTATCGCGAAGGAAACAGCCGCTATATTGGTGTAGGATTTAGCATTGAAGGACGAGATTTAGGCAGCACTATTGATGAGGCCAAAAAAATAGTTGCGAAAGAAGTGAAACTTCCGAAAGAAAACTATACCGAATGGGCAGGTGAATTTGAAAGTAAAGAACGTGCAACAAAGCAGTTAGCATTGGTTGTTCCGGTTTCGCTGGTATTGATTTTATTATTGCTGTACACCAATTTTGGTAATTTAAAAGATACTGCCATAGCATCGTTAACATTGCCATTTGCTTTTATCGGTGGCTTTATATCACTTTGGCTTACAGGAACGGTTTTCGGCATATCGGCAGGTATTGGTTTCATCATTCTGTTTGGAGTGGCAACGATTGACGGTATTGTTTTGATAGGCGTTATAAGCGAAAATTTAAAACAGAGAATGAAACTAAAAGAAGCCATTGCAAGCGGAGTGAAAAACAGAATACGCCCCGTAGTGATGATTGCTTTAATGGGTTCAATGGGATTATTACCTGCGGCATTGTCAACCGGAATGGGATCTGAAATACAAAAACCATTGGCAATTATGATTGTAGGCGGATTGATTGTGTGTTTAATTTTATCCTTTTCCATACTTCCAATAGTTTTTTATTACGCATATAGAAAACAAAAAGAATAA
- a CDS encoding efflux RND transporter periplasmic adaptor subunit: MKKYSLLLLFWGVLFTACKKENDTQETTTEKKAFCLSNELHATTQTTVISKQPIQEQLALSGKIEYNENDLVAFKSLLQGIVEKVYFELGDYVKQGQVLGVVRSNEIQDLMQEKRAHENQIALLRKQLQSKKELLNDGMASQPEVSEIEYALKAEQIEAEKINASLKMFRGTANGFFQILAPKNGYIVQKNMSSGMAITADDQEPLFSISNLKEVWVMVNIYANHLKYIHKNDPVKVRTVAYPDKIYSGKIDKIYNVFDDNEHVLKARVILENQELNLMPGLSADIIIDKKNTQGEAFAVPNKAIVFSYNKEYVVVYKNKCSLATKQINRIASNEEYTFVRETFAADEKIVTTNALIIFEELNQ, encoded by the coding sequence ATGAAAAAATACAGTTTATTACTCCTTTTTTGGGGCGTTTTGTTTACGGCTTGTAAAAAAGAAAACGATACTCAAGAAACCACTACAGAGAAAAAAGCATTTTGTTTAAGCAACGAATTGCACGCCACTACGCAAACCACGGTAATTAGCAAACAACCCATTCAAGAGCAATTGGCGTTATCGGGCAAAATAGAATACAATGAAAACGATTTGGTTGCCTTTAAAAGTTTGCTGCAAGGAATTGTTGAAAAAGTGTATTTTGAATTGGGCGATTATGTAAAACAAGGTCAAGTTTTGGGAGTGGTACGATCGAACGAAATCCAAGATTTAATGCAGGAAAAACGCGCTCACGAAAACCAAATAGCCCTTTTACGAAAACAATTGCAAAGCAAAAAAGAATTATTAAACGACGGTATGGCATCGCAACCCGAAGTTTCTGAAATCGAATACGCATTAAAAGCAGAGCAAATCGAAGCGGAAAAAATCAATGCTTCCTTAAAAATGTTTCGCGGTACAGCCAATGGTTTTTTTCAAATTTTGGCGCCTAAAAACGGATACATCGTTCAAAAAAATATGAGTTCGGGTATGGCAATCACTGCCGATGACCAAGAGCCGCTTTTCTCTATATCAAACCTGAAAGAAGTTTGGGTAATGGTGAATATCTATGCCAACCATTTAAAATATATTCACAAAAACGATCCTGTAAAGGTTCGAACGGTTGCCTATCCCGATAAAATTTATTCCGGAAAAATAGACAAAATTTACAATGTATTCGACGACAACGAACATGTTTTAAAAGCACGGGTAATACTTGAAAACCAAGAATTGAACTTAATGCCTGGTTTGAGTGCCGATATTATTATCGATAAAAAAAACACCCAAGGCGAAGCTTTTGCCGTGCCAAATAAAGCAATTGTATTTAGCTATAACAAAGAGTATGTGGTGGTTTACAAAAACAAATGTTCGTTGGCTACAAAGCAAATCAACAGAATCGCTAGCAATGAAGAATACACCTTCGTGCGTGAGACATTTGCTGCCGATGAAAAAATTGTAACCACCAACGCTTTAATCATTTTTGAAGAATTAAACCAATAA
- a CDS encoding DUF6341 family protein, with protein sequence MWTSFFKGIEFLFVDVLFVPMDWFAKLELTNWWIANIINWIFIIICTVAFVYWLKQLRIFASNNEDEQDTTAHSFLK encoded by the coding sequence ATGTGGACATCATTCTTTAAAGGTATTGAATTTTTATTCGTTGATGTGTTGTTTGTACCAATGGATTGGTTTGCAAAATTAGAATTAACCAATTGGTGGATTGCAAACATTATTAACTGGATTTTTATCATTATTTGTACAGTTGCCTTTGTTTACTGGTTAAAACAATTGCGCATTTTTGCTTCAAACAACGAAGATGAACAAGATACAACAGCACACTCGTTCTTAAAATAA
- a CDS encoding porin family protein, protein MKKLTLIALLAFAGTTNAQTEKGNWLFGGATTFNFNSLSPSVKQDGVTIDGNKSSTFTATPSFGYFVTNNLAVGMDLELSAQKTKEYDYFTSSTTDVKTNIFSVIPSATYYFKNESKAFPYIGAGAGYAVAKAKVDGNSIDPTNFFVWKVKGGVAYMITNDISVDFGLNYNQFSTKYTYPSGEYYKSFNKNFGANIGFTLFLN, encoded by the coding sequence ATGAAAAAATTAACACTTATTGCTTTATTGGCTTTTGCAGGAACTACAAATGCCCAAACCGAAAAAGGAAATTGGCTGTTTGGAGGTGCTACAACTTTTAACTTCAACTCTTTAAGCCCATCTGTTAAACAAGACGGTGTAACAATTGATGGAAACAAATCCAGTACTTTTACTGCTACACCCTCTTTTGGATATTTTGTAACAAATAATCTTGCTGTTGGAATGGACTTGGAACTTTCTGCACAAAAAACAAAAGAGTATGATTATTTTACCAGCTCTACTACTGATGTTAAAACAAATATTTTTAGCGTTATTCCTTCGGCAACTTATTATTTTAAAAATGAATCAAAGGCTTTTCCTTATATTGGGGCAGGTGCTGGATATGCAGTAGCTAAGGCAAAAGTAGATGGTAATTCTATTGATCCTACAAACTTTTTTGTATGGAAAGTAAAAGGCGGAGTTGCGTATATGATTACTAATGATATTTCGGTTGATTTTGGTTTGAATTACAATCAGTTTTCAACCAAATATACCTATCCAAGTGGTGAATATTATAAATCGTTCAATAAAAATTTTGGAGCTAATATCGGATTTACTCTCTTCTTAAATTAG